From Methanosarcina lacustris Z-7289, one genomic window encodes:
- the iscB gene encoding RNA-guided endonuclease IscB, producing MLVFVINQNKKPLMPCKPSKARKLLQSGKAKVVRNTPFTIKLLFGSSGYTQPVIAGMDTGSKVVGCAAIANGKVLYQSEIYLRENVSKKMEQRKMYRRTRRGRKTRYRPARFDNRGNSRREGRLAPSIKSKLEAHFREKRFVESLLPVTGWKVELASFDIHKITNPEVSGVGYQEGDLKGFYNVKAYVLDRDGYTCQHCRGKSKDSRLHCHHIVFRSQKGTDAPENLITLCETCHKALHNGEFKLSGKKSKTKHATEIGILKSQIRKSGWSFAETFGYETKYRREQVLKVLKTHYFDAVAICCRDDQKVEVEDSVFLKRNVSAGDYQQTKGKRSEKKIPTGKLFGLRKFDLVKTEHGIGVVWGKRSSGYFSISDIFGNKISDSVNVKKKCRRLSARSTTLVQMVQMTHSSPTCHFRQAGNVEEGVSC from the coding sequence ATGTTAGTTTTCGTAATCAATCAAAACAAAAAACCACTAATGCCCTGTAAACCTTCAAAAGCCAGAAAGCTACTGCAATCAGGCAAGGCAAAAGTGGTCCGAAATACTCCATTCACAATCAAGTTACTTTTCGGAAGCAGTGGGTATACTCAACCTGTAATTGCAGGGATGGATACCGGCTCTAAGGTCGTGGGCTGTGCAGCCATTGCTAACGGAAAAGTGTTGTATCAATCCGAAATTTACCTGAGAGAAAACGTTTCGAAAAAGATGGAACAACGGAAGATGTACCGGAGAACCAGAAGAGGTAGAAAAACAAGATATAGACCTGCAAGATTTGATAACCGGGGAAATTCAAGGAGAGAAGGGAGATTAGCTCCTTCCATCAAAAGCAAACTTGAAGCTCATTTCCGGGAAAAGAGGTTTGTGGAATCCCTGCTTCCAGTAACCGGGTGGAAGGTAGAGCTTGCTTCCTTTGATATTCACAAAATAACAAATCCGGAGGTTTCCGGGGTTGGGTATCAGGAAGGGGACCTTAAAGGCTTCTACAATGTCAAAGCTTACGTTCTGGATCGGGACGGCTACACATGCCAGCACTGCAGGGGAAAGTCAAAGGATTCCCGGCTACATTGCCATCATATCGTTTTCAGGTCACAGAAGGGGACAGATGCTCCGGAAAACCTGATTACGCTTTGTGAAACCTGTCACAAAGCCCTGCACAATGGAGAATTCAAGCTTTCAGGGAAAAAGTCAAAAACAAAACATGCAACTGAAATCGGGATCCTCAAATCCCAAATCCGGAAATCCGGCTGGAGTTTTGCAGAGACTTTCGGGTACGAAACAAAGTACAGGAGAGAGCAGGTCTTGAAGGTGTTAAAAACACATTACTTTGATGCTGTTGCTATCTGTTGCAGGGACGATCAGAAAGTAGAGGTAGAAGATTCGGTTTTTCTAAAAAGAAACGTTTCTGCGGGAGATTATCAGCAAACAAAAGGGAAGAGATCAGAGAAGAAAATACCTACCGGAAAGCTGTTTGGGCTCAGGAAATTTGATCTTGTAAAAACGGAACACGGGATCGGGGTAGTCTGGGGAAAACGGTCATCCGGGTATTTTTCAATCTCAGATATATTCGGAAATAAAATTTCAGATAGTGTTAATGTTAAGAAAAAATGCAGGAGACTGAGTGCGAGGAGTACAACATTAGTTCAGATGGTACAGATGACGCATTCCTCCCCCACCTGCCATTTCCGGCAAGCCGGAAATGTCGAGGAAGGGGTCTCCTGCTGA
- a CDS encoding glycosyltransferase has protein sequence MKKKENSIVLLFTSYYPYGDIAESFLDPEIPYLSATFEKVILIPLLYSNSVERVGKLPENVEIDDSLLKEQASLNKDIINKISLISNAITSIDFYREIVNQPKMFLNISTIKTSIGFFGRAVSIKKWVERYIEYQKIDLSKTVFYTYWLSLATSGISMAKQKKPTMKIVARAHSGDLYSESNYLLHRPEVLKYLNRLYLISEHGKRYILAKYPSFENLFKVSRLGTKDRGFLSSPSSDNIFRIVSCSSIIPVKRIDLLIQSLELLGKTKSSQKYEWTHIGYGPLQLELEDIANKTLPENITHKFIGYMPNEEIFSYYKNNCTDVFINVSALEGIPVSIMEAQSCGIPVIATKVGGTPEIVSNDVGLLLSKNPSPKEIMEALSKMMENPDKMIMKRKKSRDNWENHYNSRTNFEIFSHDLKKI, from the coding sequence ATGAAGAAAAAAGAAAATAGTATAGTGTTATTATTTACTTCTTATTATCCATATGGAGACATAGCAGAATCTTTTTTAGATCCTGAAATTCCGTACTTAAGTGCAACATTCGAAAAAGTGATATTGATCCCTCTATTATATTCCAATTCTGTTGAAAGAGTAGGAAAACTTCCAGAGAACGTTGAAATTGACGATTCATTATTAAAAGAACAAGCATCCCTCAATAAAGATATAATTAACAAAATTTCATTGATATCAAACGCCATCACATCTATTGATTTTTACAGAGAGATAGTTAACCAACCAAAAATGTTTCTCAATATATCTACAATTAAAACATCAATAGGTTTTTTTGGAAGAGCAGTGAGTATAAAAAAATGGGTTGAAAGATACATAGAATACCAAAAAATCGATCTTTCAAAGACTGTGTTTTACACCTACTGGCTTTCTCTTGCAACCTCTGGAATTTCAATGGCAAAACAAAAAAAACCTACAATGAAAATCGTGGCCAGAGCGCATAGTGGAGATCTTTATAGTGAAAGTAATTATTTACTCCACCGCCCAGAAGTTTTAAAATACTTGAATAGACTCTATTTAATCTCAGAACATGGAAAGAGGTACATTTTAGCCAAATATCCTTCTTTTGAGAATTTATTTAAGGTTTCAAGACTAGGCACAAAAGACAGGGGATTTTTATCATCCCCATCATCAGATAATATTTTTAGAATTGTATCCTGTTCGTCTATTATCCCTGTGAAACGTATAGATTTACTGATTCAAAGCCTTGAATTATTAGGCAAAACAAAAAGTTCCCAAAAATATGAATGGACTCATATTGGATATGGACCATTACAACTCGAATTAGAAGATATTGCAAATAAAACTTTACCGGAGAACATCACACATAAATTCATTGGATATATGCCTAACGAAGAGATTTTTTCATATTATAAAAACAACTGTACTGACGTATTTATAAACGTAAGTGCTTTAGAAGGGATTCCGGTTTCAATAATGGAAGCTCAAAGCTGTGGAATTCCAGTCATTGCTACGAAAGTTGGTGGCACACCAGAAATTGTATCTAATGATGTGGGTTTGCTGCTCAGTAAGAATCCAAGTCCAAAAGAAATTATGGAAGCATTATCTAAAATGATGGAAAATCCAGATAAAATGATAATGAAAAGAAAAAAAAGCAGAGATAATTGGGAAAATCATTACAATTCAAGAACAAATTTTGAGATTTTTTCACATGATTTAAAAAAGATATAA
- a CDS encoding flippase: MQIEQLRRQSLITLSTTILLTAIGFLSTMYFAHAVGESVLGAYFLFLAYFSTLALILDGGLGGAAVKRISEGKEKNEYFTAVFVLRIFLVGVSIIVLLFARSFLENIDQSETYLWLFIALIVGIFWNSVSNGNYGSGKVGLNQTCGFISSAGCTVFQVIAVYLGFGANGLAGGFIFGMIAATIIGFHFLDLRFKRFNTGHLKSIFSYSFWIFLASSGSLVFSYADTIIIGQFLETADVGIYRVVFQFTTAATFTTLAMKTVLFPKVSNWNANGELKMAENAFAKGITYSLLLAVPVFAGGVILGDKMLYFFYGEGFVQGTQTFYVLLAVQLVNVFMFMQTMYLSALNHPKESFKVTAIAATANIILDFMLIPVLGILGAAVATLITMILNSLLAHLALKRMIHVRLEYQEIKNITIATIAMGLGVGCYRILVPISNIWLTLIPIILGAILYVLLLLKLDTNIRSEIIQIGKQMGLQ; this comes from the coding sequence ATGCAAATTGAACAATTGCGTCGCCAGAGTCTTATAACCCTTTCCACAACAATATTGCTCACTGCAATTGGTTTTTTAAGTACGATGTATTTTGCCCATGCTGTTGGAGAATCAGTATTAGGAGCATACTTTCTTTTTCTAGCTTACTTTAGCACCTTAGCCCTGATCCTGGATGGCGGATTAGGAGGAGCAGCAGTTAAGAGGATTAGCGAAGGAAAAGAAAAAAACGAATATTTCACGGCTGTTTTTGTATTAAGGATCTTTCTTGTAGGAGTTTCTATAATTGTTCTCCTTTTTGCCAGGTCATTCCTTGAGAACATTGATCAATCTGAAACGTATTTATGGCTATTTATAGCTTTAATCGTCGGGATTTTCTGGAATAGTGTTTCAAATGGGAACTACGGCTCCGGGAAAGTGGGATTAAATCAAACCTGTGGGTTTATAAGCAGTGCAGGATGTACGGTTTTTCAGGTGATTGCCGTATACCTGGGCTTCGGGGCAAATGGGCTTGCCGGGGGCTTTATTTTTGGGATGATCGCAGCCACTATAATAGGATTTCATTTTTTGGACCTCAGATTTAAAAGATTTAATACCGGGCATTTGAAAAGCATATTTTCATATTCCTTCTGGATTTTTTTAGCTTCAAGCGGAAGCCTCGTATTCAGTTATGCCGACACAATAATAATTGGGCAGTTCCTTGAAACAGCTGATGTGGGAATATATCGGGTTGTATTCCAATTTACTACCGCCGCAACCTTTACAACACTCGCAATGAAAACGGTGCTCTTCCCAAAAGTTAGCAACTGGAATGCAAACGGAGAATTAAAAATGGCAGAGAATGCCTTTGCAAAAGGCATCACATATTCTTTGCTGCTCGCAGTGCCTGTTTTTGCAGGAGGGGTTATACTCGGAGATAAAATGCTCTACTTCTTTTATGGAGAAGGTTTTGTACAGGGCACGCAAACCTTTTACGTGTTGCTTGCTGTGCAGCTTGTAAATGTATTTATGTTTATGCAAACAATGTATCTGAGTGCTCTGAACCACCCAAAAGAATCGTTTAAAGTAACCGCAATCGCAGCAACCGCAAATATAATCCTTGATTTCATGTTGATTCCGGTTCTTGGGATCCTCGGAGCAGCTGTTGCAACTCTTATTACCATGATTCTGAACTCTTTGCTTGCACACCTGGCATTGAAACGTATGATTCACGTCAGACTTGAATACCAGGAAATAAAAAATATCACTATAGCCACTATAGCAATGGGACTGGGGGTGGGATGTTATCGGATTTTAGTGCCTATATCAAACATATGGCTTACACTAATCCCAATAATACTGGGGGCTATTTTGTACGTTCTCCTGCTCTTAAAACTTGACACCAATATCCGGAGTGAAATAATACAGATCGGAAAGCAGATGGGATTGCAGTAA
- a CDS encoding mannose-1-phosphate guanylyltransferase/mannose-6-phosphate isomerase, translated as MTGIKSIILAGGSGTRLWPLSREMYPKQFLKFGETSLFQETVLRCFEVSDISEIFVVTNEAQKFFVIGQIKEIGYSIPPENVLIEPEGKNTLPAIFFGMKEIEKKFGNSIVGIFSSDHVLDRAAMVTISSAEKLASDYLVTFGVVPTSPHTGYGYIKASESCEPGYRVSEFREKPSFETAQKYIEEGCLWNSGMFLFETRLFFEEVKKHAPSVFACFEKGGSINEIYACVDKVSIDYGIMEKSDRVAVVKLEQKWSDLGNFEAIYDELEKDSVGNVIHECDPMLLNSDGNLVYSKCGKIVSLIDVKDMVIVDTSDALLICPKSSSQRVKEIVSDLKGRNDERAFIGQTVYRPWGSYTLLDSSPGHKIKNITVLSDHKLSLQLHYHRSEHWVVVKGMAYVEVDGEQFFLRPGESTFIRAGQKHRLSNPGKVPLEIIEVQLGELVDEGDIVRFDDEYGRK; from the coding sequence ATGACAGGCATAAAGTCAATAATTCTTGCAGGCGGCTCAGGGACCCGGCTCTGGCCTCTTAGTCGGGAAATGTATCCCAAACAATTTTTGAAATTTGGTGAAACTTCACTTTTTCAGGAGACGGTGCTTCGATGTTTTGAAGTTTCAGATATTTCTGAGATTTTTGTGGTAACGAACGAAGCCCAGAAATTTTTCGTGATAGGACAGATCAAAGAAATAGGATACTCAATTCCTCCTGAGAATGTCCTGATCGAGCCTGAAGGCAAGAACACACTTCCTGCAATCTTCTTTGGAATGAAAGAGATTGAAAAAAAATTCGGGAATTCAATCGTAGGGATATTTTCCTCCGACCATGTGCTTGACAGAGCTGCAATGGTAACGATTTCTTCAGCCGAAAAGCTGGCTTCGGATTATCTTGTCACTTTCGGGGTTGTTCCTACGTCCCCTCATACCGGATACGGCTACATTAAAGCCTCAGAGTCCTGCGAGCCTGGGTACAGGGTCTCGGAATTCAGAGAAAAGCCGTCTTTCGAAACTGCACAAAAATACATTGAAGAAGGCTGCCTCTGGAATAGCGGGATGTTTCTCTTTGAGACGCGGCTCTTCTTTGAAGAAGTCAAAAAACATGCGCCTTCGGTTTTTGCCTGCTTTGAGAAAGGGGGCAGTATTAATGAGATTTATGCGTGTGTGGATAAGGTTTCCATTGATTATGGCATAATGGAAAAGTCCGATAGAGTCGCTGTTGTAAAGCTGGAACAGAAATGGAGTGACCTTGGAAACTTTGAGGCAATTTATGATGAACTGGAAAAGGATTCTGTAGGAAACGTGATTCATGAATGCGATCCTATGCTTCTTAATTCCGACGGGAATCTGGTGTATTCGAAATGTGGTAAAATCGTTTCCCTGATTGATGTTAAGGACATGGTTATTGTTGACACAAGCGATGCCCTGTTAATATGTCCCAAATCCAGCAGCCAGAGAGTAAAGGAAATTGTCTCCGACCTGAAGGGCAGGAACGATGAAAGAGCATTTATCGGGCAAACAGTCTACCGCCCCTGGGGTTCATATACACTCCTTGACTCTTCTCCCGGCCATAAGATCAAGAATATTACCGTGCTTTCTGACCACAAATTAAGCCTGCAACTGCATTACCACAGGAGTGAACACTGGGTTGTTGTAAAAGGCATGGCCTACGTGGAAGTGGACGGAGAACAGTTTTTCCTGAGGCCCGGGGAAAGCACATTTATCAGAGCCGGACAAAAGCACAGGCTGTCAAATCCCGGTAAAGTTCCGCTGGAGATTATTGAGGTGCAGTTGGGGGAGCTTGTGGACGAAGGAGATATTGTCAGGTTTGATGATGAGTATGGGAGAAAGTGA
- a CDS encoding NosD domain-containing protein — translation MGSDDNKDFPSIQEAVNAAEAGDTVYVYNGLYMENIYIDKEISVRSISGKPEINIVTAKNPHDHVFHVIANNVTISGFSINGANDTQKAGIYLENTQGVMISNNNLSSNRLGIYLESSNTNMLNLNDVSKNEVGIFLNASKDNWIINNRVKMNSLGGIILEASDGNYLKENLLHFNTEYGLMLSNSSKNLMYDNYFQNSENVGYAGSNLENLWNMTMSRETNIVGGPFIGGNYWTGPENTALCVIEDLDNNGFCDASYDLGEGNIDYMPLIRRPQLFQGDERSLTVSLLGFALFVFALGIFIIKRVMGWVGDDFKKDNK, via the coding sequence GTGGGGAGTGATGACAATAAGGACTTTCCCTCTATTCAGGAGGCTGTAAACGCAGCAGAGGCTGGAGATACGGTTTATGTGTATAATGGGCTTTACATGGAGAACATATATATTGACAAAGAAATTTCCGTGCGTTCAATCTCCGGAAAGCCTGAAATAAACATTGTAACGGCAAAAAACCCTCATGATCATGTATTTCATGTAATTGCAAATAACGTAACTATAAGTGGTTTTTCCATAAATGGCGCTAATGATACTCAGAAAGCTGGCATTTATCTGGAGAATACACAGGGAGTTATGATAAGCAACAACAATCTTTCCAGTAATCGCCTGGGAATCTATCTCGAATCTTCTAATACTAATATGTTGAATCTAAATGATGTTTCTAAGAATGAGGTGGGCATTTTTCTCAATGCCTCAAAGGACAACTGGATTATCAACAACAGAGTAAAAATGAACAGCCTGGGAGGAATTATTCTTGAAGCTTCTGATGGAAACTACTTAAAGGAAAACCTGTTGCATTTTAACACAGAGTATGGTCTTATGCTCTCAAACAGCAGTAAAAACCTTATGTACGATAACTATTTTCAGAACTCCGAAAATGTTGGCTACGCAGGAAGTAATTTAGAAAACCTCTGGAATATGACTATGAGCAGGGAAACTAATATTGTAGGAGGCCCATTTATCGGCGGAAATTACTGGACTGGTCCTGAAAACACTGCCCTCTGTGTCATTGAAGACCTGGATAATAATGGTTTCTGTGATGCATCCTATGATCTGGGGGAAGGCAATATCGACTATATGCCTCTTATACGCCGTCCTCAGCTCTTTCAAGGCGATGAACGTTCCCTCACGGTGTCTCTTTTGGGATTTGCCTTATTTGTCTTCGCTCTCGGAATATTTATCATAAAAAGGGTAATGGGTTGGGTAGGAGACGATTTTAAAAAAGATAATAAGTGA
- a CDS encoding arsenite methyltransferase gives MDSGEKKEVIKKKYQEIATLGGSCCSGGGCCSDSNSADLSRSLGYSKADVQAVPDANLGLGCGNPTAFAELKPGDIVLDLGSGAGFDCFLAAQRVGSSGKVIGVDMTPEMIEKAQANALKYGYLNVEFRYGDIEALPVDDRSVDVIISNCVINLAPDKEKVFREAFRVLKPEGRMYVSDMVLLAELPEDLKNNKDLLAGCVAGAVLKEEYLRLLKKAGFSVEILAEDSDISKRQYGSLPVESLKLKARV, from the coding sequence ATGGACTCCGGCGAAAAAAAAGAAGTTATCAAAAAGAAGTACCAGGAAATTGCAACTTTAGGGGGCTCCTGCTGTTCTGGCGGTGGGTGTTGCAGCGATTCGAATTCAGCAGACCTTTCTAGATCGCTTGGCTATTCGAAAGCTGATGTTCAGGCTGTCCCGGACGCAAATCTGGGGCTTGGCTGTGGCAATCCTACAGCTTTTGCGGAATTGAAGCCCGGAGATATTGTCCTGGACCTGGGTTCAGGTGCGGGATTTGATTGTTTTCTTGCCGCACAGAGAGTCGGAAGCTCAGGAAAGGTTATTGGAGTCGATATGACTCCTGAAATGATTGAAAAAGCACAGGCTAATGCCCTAAAGTATGGATATTTAAATGTTGAATTCCGCTATGGGGATATTGAAGCTCTTCCGGTTGATGATCGTTCGGTGGATGTTATTATCAGTAATTGCGTGATTAACCTGGCGCCTGATAAAGAAAAGGTTTTCAGGGAGGCTTTCCGGGTGCTGAAGCCAGAAGGCAGGATGTATGTTTCGGATATGGTCCTCCTGGCTGAACTACCTGAAGATCTTAAAAATAATAAAGACCTGCTTGCAGGCTGTGTTGCTGGCGCTGTGTTAAAAGAAGAGTATCTCAGGCTTTTAAAGAAAGCCGGGTTTTCAGTTGAAATCCTGGCGGAAGATTCTGATATAAGTAAAAGGCAGTACGGAAGTCTGCCAGTCGAAAGCCTGAAATTAAAAGCCCGGGTATGA
- a CDS encoding ArsR/SmtB family transcription factor produces MHICAYMHVDILENKAKFFRALGDETRLTILSYLLEHSYCACDFTPLTEKDQTTVSKHLKVLFEAEILKSEKKGRNVIYSIRDENTRKILLVLGIGEVKPCCSSPENCRVCCKDETEDKIEDKEKEDKE; encoded by the coding sequence ATGCATATATGCGCATATATGCATGTGGATATTCTTGAAAATAAAGCGAAATTTTTCAGAGCCCTCGGAGACGAAACCCGGCTTACAATTCTCTCCTACCTGCTCGAGCACAGCTACTGTGCCTGTGATTTTACTCCCCTTACGGAAAAGGACCAGACTACGGTTTCAAAGCACCTTAAAGTGCTTTTCGAGGCCGAGATTTTAAAGTCTGAAAAGAAAGGACGAAACGTAATCTACAGTATCAGGGACGAAAATACAAGGAAAATTCTGCTCGTCCTTGGGATCGGAGAGGTAAAGCCCTGCTGCAGTAGTCCGGAAAATTGCCGGGTTTGTTGCAAGGATGAAACTGAGGACAAAATAGAAGACAAAGAAAAAGAAGACAAGGAATAA
- a CDS encoding sulfide/dihydroorotate dehydrogenase-like FAD/NAD-binding protein, protein MAYRILEKEEIAPSVHRMVIDAPDVAKAAKAGQFIILRIDERGERIPLTIADFERKTGTVTVIFQEMGKTTKQLAKLSTGNSLEDFVGPLGTPADIKKLGTVILVGGGVGVAPIYPQAKAYTSAGNRVITIIGARNKDLLILENEMEKASSELYIATDDGSKGHHGFVTDIMKRILDSGEKVARVVIIGPPIMMKVGAGVAFPYDVEILVSLNAIMVDGTGMCGGCRVTVDGETKFTCVDGPEFDARKVDFVQLMNRLAMYRGEETKAVEKYEEKCRCGLH, encoded by the coding sequence ATGGCATATAGAATACTGGAAAAGGAAGAAATCGCCCCGTCGGTGCACAGAATGGTTATTGATGCCCCGGACGTGGCAAAAGCTGCAAAAGCCGGACAGTTCATAATCCTCCGGATTGATGAAAGGGGGGAAAGAATTCCTCTTACAATTGCGGATTTTGAGAGAAAGACAGGCACCGTTACTGTAATTTTTCAGGAAATGGGCAAGACCACAAAACAACTTGCAAAACTTTCTACAGGTAATTCCCTTGAAGACTTTGTAGGTCCCCTCGGAACCCCTGCTGACATCAAAAAGCTTGGCACTGTAATTCTTGTAGGAGGAGGAGTTGGAGTTGCCCCTATCTACCCCCAGGCAAAAGCTTATACGAGTGCAGGCAACCGGGTAATTACAATTATAGGAGCCCGGAACAAGGACCTCCTGATTCTGGAAAACGAAATGGAGAAAGCCAGTTCCGAACTGTATATAGCAACCGATGACGGGTCAAAAGGGCACCACGGATTTGTGACCGATATAATGAAAAGGATCCTTGACAGCGGCGAAAAGGTTGCAAGGGTTGTAATTATAGGCCCGCCAATCATGATGAAAGTAGGGGCAGGGGTTGCTTTCCCCTATGATGTGGAAATCCTTGTCAGCCTTAATGCCATAATGGTAGATGGAACCGGAATGTGCGGAGGCTGCAGGGTTACTGTTGACGGAGAAACGAAGTTTACGTGCGTTGACGGGCCTGAATTTGACGCCCGGAAGGTCGATTTTGTCCAGCTCATGAACAGGCTTGCAATGTACCGCGGCGAAGAGACAAAAGCTGTGGAAAAGTACGAAGAGAAATGCAGGTGTGGACTGCACTAA
- the gltA gene encoding NADPH-dependent glutamate synthase — protein sequence MQELHGEKTGKAKKERTPMPEQPADERRKNFNEVTLGYTKEDALAEASRCLACKDPKCVEGCPVNVDIPGFIKLVCEEDFEGAIEKIKATNALPAICGRVCPQETQCEALCVLGKKGQPVAIGRLERFCADYEREKGVKAPEAISPTGKKVAVVGSGPASLTAAADLAKLGHKVTIFESLHKAGGVLSYGIPEFRLPKEIVQKEVEYIKQLGVEIKPNYIIGRIMTLDELCEEFDAVFLGTGAGLPNFMGIEGENLSGVYSANEFLTRVNLMKAYDPEYDTEVRCGKQVVVVGGGNVAMDSARSALRLGAEEVSIVYRRGEDEMPARREEVEHAKEEGIIFRFLTNPVRILGDEKFNVTGVECIKMELGEPDKSGRRSPVPVEGSEFLVPADVVVIAIGTSPNPMIFKGSEGLDQNKRGTVVADEETGATSKCGVFAGGDVVTGAATVISAMGAGKKAAKAIDEFLKEK from the coding sequence ATGCAAGAACTACACGGAGAAAAGACCGGAAAAGCAAAGAAAGAAAGGACCCCGATGCCAGAGCAGCCTGCTGACGAGCGCAGAAAGAACTTCAATGAAGTAACCCTTGGCTACACGAAAGAAGATGCCCTTGCCGAAGCTTCCAGATGCCTCGCCTGCAAGGACCCGAAGTGTGTTGAAGGCTGCCCCGTGAATGTGGATATCCCTGGTTTTATCAAGCTGGTCTGTGAGGAAGATTTTGAAGGGGCAATCGAGAAAATCAAAGCCACAAACGCTCTCCCTGCAATCTGCGGGCGCGTCTGCCCCCAGGAGACCCAGTGTGAAGCCCTCTGTGTGCTGGGCAAGAAAGGGCAGCCCGTTGCGATCGGAAGGCTTGAGCGTTTCTGCGCGGATTATGAGCGCGAAAAAGGCGTGAAAGCTCCTGAAGCTATATCTCCAACTGGTAAGAAGGTAGCAGTTGTGGGTTCCGGGCCTGCAAGCCTTACTGCCGCAGCAGACCTCGCAAAGCTTGGCCACAAAGTTACAATTTTTGAGTCTCTGCACAAAGCCGGAGGAGTCCTGAGTTACGGCATTCCCGAATTCAGGCTGCCAAAAGAAATTGTGCAGAAGGAAGTAGAGTACATCAAACAGCTCGGCGTTGAGATCAAGCCCAATTATATCATTGGCAGGATAATGACCTTAGACGAGCTCTGTGAGGAGTTTGACGCGGTCTTTTTGGGCACAGGTGCAGGCCTCCCGAATTTCATGGGAATCGAAGGGGAAAACTTAAGCGGCGTATATTCCGCAAATGAATTCCTGACCCGCGTAAACCTCATGAAAGCCTATGACCCCGAGTACGACACCGAAGTAAGGTGCGGAAAGCAGGTTGTGGTTGTAGGAGGCGGAAACGTGGCAATGGATTCCGCCCGCTCTGCTCTCCGCCTGGGCGCAGAAGAGGTAAGTATAGTCTACCGCCGCGGAGAAGACGAGATGCCAGCCCGCCGGGAAGAAGTCGAGCACGCTAAAGAAGAAGGCATAATCTTCAGGTTCCTTACAAACCCTGTCCGTATCCTCGGCGACGAGAAGTTCAATGTTACAGGCGTCGAATGCATAAAAATGGAACTTGGAGAACCCGACAAATCCGGTAGGAGAAGCCCTGTCCCTGTAGAAGGCTCGGAATTCCTCGTCCCTGCAGACGTTGTGGTTATCGCCATAGGCACCTCGCCGAACCCCATGATCTTCAAAGGCTCGGAAGGCCTTGATCAGAACAAAAGGGGCACTGTTGTCGCAGACGAAGAAACCGGTGCAACCTCCAAGTGCGGAGTCTTTGCCGGCGGAGATGTAGTTACAGGCGCAGCAACCGTTATCAGTGCCATGGGTGCTGGTAAGAAAGCTGCAAAGGCAATTGATGAGTTTTTGAAAGAAAAGTGA
- a CDS encoding nitroreductase family protein produces the protein MPVTGESKVIDTILNRRSVREFTDRPVSKDEINTILNAGRWAPSGLNNQPWRFIVVREKGTIMQLSECTHYTKVVAGAPLLIAVYLNTENSYSHTKDVQAIGAAIQNMLLACCELGLGAVWLGEILKQNEKVNSILECSSKLELMAVLAIGEPVPKERTSTRKALSELVFEDRYGQKWDK, from the coding sequence ATGCCAGTAACAGGAGAAAGCAAAGTCATCGACACTATCCTAAACAGACGGAGTGTCCGGGAGTTTACGGATAGGCCCGTCAGCAAGGACGAAATCAACACAATCCTGAATGCAGGCCGCTGGGCTCCTTCCGGGTTGAATAACCAGCCCTGGCGCTTTATAGTTGTCCGGGAAAAGGGTACCATTATGCAGCTTTCGGAATGCACTCATTATACGAAAGTGGTTGCAGGTGCACCGCTTCTGATTGCTGTCTACCTGAACACGGAAAATTCCTATTCCCACACTAAAGACGTCCAGGCAATCGGCGCCGCCATCCAGAACATGCTTCTTGCCTGCTGTGAACTTGGCCTGGGCGCGGTCTGGCTCGGAGAGATCTTAAAACAAAACGAGAAGGTCAATTCAATTCTCGAATGCTCCTCAAAACTCGAACTCATGGCTGTGCTGGCTATCGGAGAACCAGTCCCAAAAGAGAGGACTTCAACACGCAAGGCCCTTTCAGAACTTGTGTTTGAAGATAGGTACGGGCAAAAATGGGATAAATAA